One part of the Loxodonta africana isolate mLoxAfr1 chromosome 13, mLoxAfr1.hap2, whole genome shotgun sequence genome encodes these proteins:
- the LOC135233068 gene encoding uncharacterized protein LOC135233068 — MAQRQHGQHQSRSSGNWGTKGDTGTLLCLPGRAPSPRAPLEASAAEPAARGPLSTEDSATTAGTRRPRPATCLRPPPAGPSRGASRSSWGPPSSQPAPRCGPWLLHSPPPEKM; from the coding sequence ATGGCGCAACGCCAGCACGGCCAACACCAATCCAGATCCTCGGGCAACTGGGGAACAAAGGGTGATACTGGGACCCTGCTCTGCCTCCCTGGCCGAGCCCCGAGCCCGCGGGCACCGCTCGAGGCCTCCGCGGCCGAGCCAGCAGCTCGGGGGCCCCTGAGCACAGAAGACTCGGCCACGACCGCCGGGACGCGCCGCCCTCGGCCCGCCACCTGCCTCCGCCCTCCACCCGCGGGGCCCAGTCGGGGCGCCTCCCGCAGCTCCTGGGGTCCCCCCTCTTCTCAGCCCGCACCCCGGTGTGGACCCTGGCTCTTGCACTCACCACCGCCCGAGAAGATGTAG
- the TM2D3 gene encoding TM2 domain-containing protein 3 isoform X2 yields MAAAAGLQLLLRRFCCLLLFLSQFYIFSGGESTEIPPYMMKCPSNGLCSRLPADCVECKTNFSCVYGKPVAFDCTVKPSVTCINEDSRFGKNFIINMTCRFCWQLPETDYECSNSSSCMTVSCPRQRYAANCTVRDHIHCLGNRTFPKMLYCNWTGGYKWSTALALSITLGGFGADRFYLGQWREGLGKLFSFGGLGIWTLIDVLLIGVGYVGPADGSLYI; encoded by the exons ATGGCGGCTGCAGCGGGCCTGCAGCTTCTGCTTCGGCGCTTCTGCTGTTTGTTGCTTTTCCTCTCACAGTTCTACATCTTCTCGGGCGGTG AAAGTACCGAAATCCCACCTTACATGATGAAGTGTCCGAGCAATGGTTTGTGTAGCCGACTTCCGGCCGACTGTGTCGAATGCAAGACCAATTTCTCCTGTGTCTATGGGAAGCCTGTCGCTTTTGACTGCACAGTCAAGCCTTCTGTTACCTGTATT AATGAAGACTCCAGATTTGGGAAGAACTTCATCATCAATATGACCTGCAGGTTTTGCTGGCAGCTTCCAGAAACGGATTACGAGTGTTCCAACTCCAGCAGCTGCATGACAGTGTCCTGCCCTCGGCAGCGCTACGCTGCCAACTGCACAGTGCGGGACCACATTCACTGCCTCG gTAACCGTACTTTTCCCAAAATGTTATACTGCAATTGGACTGGAGGTTATAAATGGTCTACTGCTCTGGCTCTGAG CATCACCCTCGGTGGGTTTGGAGCTGACCGTTTCTACCTGGGCCAGTGGCGGGAGGGCCTGGGCAAGCTCTTCAGCTTTGGTGGCCTGGGAATATGGACGCTAATAGATGTTTTGCTAATTGGAGTTGGCTACGTTGGACCAGCAGATGGTTCTTTGTACATTTAA
- the TM2D3 gene encoding TM2 domain-containing protein 3 isoform X1, which produces MAAAAGLQLLLRRFCCLLLFLSQFYIFSGGEHSQPMAQSIKDPGPTRTFTEVPRAAESTEIPPYMMKCPSNGLCSRLPADCVECKTNFSCVYGKPVAFDCTVKPSVTCINEDSRFGKNFIINMTCRFCWQLPETDYECSNSSSCMTVSCPRQRYAANCTVRDHIHCLGNRTFPKMLYCNWTGGYKWSTALALSITLGGFGADRFYLGQWREGLGKLFSFGGLGIWTLIDVLLIGVGYVGPADGSLYI; this is translated from the exons ATGGCGGCTGCAGCGGGCCTGCAGCTTCTGCTTCGGCGCTTCTGCTGTTTGTTGCTTTTCCTCTCACAGTTCTACATCTTCTCGGGCGGTG AGCATTCGCAACCGATGGCTCAGTCAATAAAGGACCCGGGTCCAACACGCACATTCACGGAAGTCCCCAGAGCAGCAG AAAGTACCGAAATCCCACCTTACATGATGAAGTGTCCGAGCAATGGTTTGTGTAGCCGACTTCCGGCCGACTGTGTCGAATGCAAGACCAATTTCTCCTGTGTCTATGGGAAGCCTGTCGCTTTTGACTGCACAGTCAAGCCTTCTGTTACCTGTATT AATGAAGACTCCAGATTTGGGAAGAACTTCATCATCAATATGACCTGCAGGTTTTGCTGGCAGCTTCCAGAAACGGATTACGAGTGTTCCAACTCCAGCAGCTGCATGACAGTGTCCTGCCCTCGGCAGCGCTACGCTGCCAACTGCACAGTGCGGGACCACATTCACTGCCTCG gTAACCGTACTTTTCCCAAAATGTTATACTGCAATTGGACTGGAGGTTATAAATGGTCTACTGCTCTGGCTCTGAG CATCACCCTCGGTGGGTTTGGAGCTGACCGTTTCTACCTGGGCCAGTGGCGGGAGGGCCTGGGCAAGCTCTTCAGCTTTGGTGGCCTGGGAATATGGACGCTAATAGATGTTTTGCTAATTGGAGTTGGCTACGTTGGACCAGCAGATGGTTCTTTGTACATTTAA